A genomic region of Vibrio ziniensis contains the following coding sequences:
- the modB gene encoding molybdate ABC transporter permease subunit → MLSDYLTDYELTALLLSLKVAAYAVMWLLPIGIMLGWLFARKDFVGKSTLDSIIHLPLVLPPVVIGYILLISMGKRGVIGSWLYDWFGVSFSFSWRGAVLACIVVSLPLMVRSIRLSIESIDLKLEQAAKTLGASSVRVFFTITLPLTLPGVITGVMLAFARSLGEFGATISFVSNIPAETQTIPLAMFTFLETPGEEMAAARLCVISIVIALLSLLTSEWVSRRIRRRLGVSQ, encoded by the coding sequence TTGCTCAGTGACTATCTAACTGACTATGAATTAACCGCACTCCTGCTAAGTTTGAAAGTAGCCGCATACGCCGTAATGTGGCTACTTCCGATTGGTATCATGCTCGGATGGTTGTTTGCTCGCAAAGATTTTGTGGGCAAAAGTACTCTAGATAGCATTATTCATTTGCCACTTGTACTTCCTCCAGTCGTCATAGGTTATATCTTGTTGATCTCAATGGGAAAGCGTGGCGTTATTGGTAGTTGGTTATATGACTGGTTTGGCGTTTCGTTTAGCTTCAGTTGGCGTGGTGCTGTTTTAGCTTGTATTGTTGTTTCACTACCATTGATGGTTCGTTCCATTCGTTTAAGTATAGAAAGTATTGATCTTAAACTTGAACAAGCGGCTAAAACCCTTGGGGCTTCGTCTGTTAGGGTGTTTTTTACCATTACTTTGCCATTAACATTGCCAGGTGTTATCACCGGAGTGATGCTTGCTTTTGCAAGGAGCTTAGGCGAATTTGGTGCGACAATCAGTTTTGTTTCAAATATTCCGGCCGAAACTCAAACTATACCTTTGGCTATGTTCACATTTTTGGAAACTCCTGGTGAAGAGATGGCCGCGGCACGTCTGTGTGTCATTTCAATTGTTATTGCACTTTTATCTCTTCTCACTTCGGAATGGGTTAGTCGCCGGATAAGACGTCGTTTAGGAGTAAGTCAGTGA
- a CDS encoding cobyric acid synthase yields MKSKTQALMVQGTTSDAGKSVLVAGICRVLARRGCRVAPFKPQNMALNSAVTADGGEIGRAQAVQALACGIEASVHMNPVLLKPNSDTGAQVILQGRALSNMEAQSYHDYKKVAMDTVLDSFGRLQNDYDYIVVEGAGSPAEVNLRENDIANMGFAEAADVPVIIIADIDKGGVFAHLYGTLVLLSESEQSRVKGFVINRFRGDIALLQSGLDWLEEKTGKPVLGVIPYLHGFDLEAEDAIMANQVKAEQTKLKVVVPVFTRISNHTDFDALRLNPDIDLRYAGKGEKLQHADLIILPGSKSTCADLEYLRSQGWDKDIQRHIRLGGKVMGICGGYQMLGDWIHDPDGVEGNPGSSKGLGLLNMVTTLTSQKQLTNVKGNVYLNGDVARVTGYEIHVGVSTVTEHSGAAPFIVLDNGSKDGLVSECGHILGTYLHGIFDEFDTANLICRWAGAQGLQEYDHVASKEKAINRIADAIEEHMNFEPLWENAFKVK; encoded by the coding sequence ATGAAATCAAAGACTCAAGCTTTAATGGTGCAAGGCACGACCTCTGATGCTGGAAAAAGTGTATTGGTGGCAGGAATATGCCGAGTGTTGGCAAGACGAGGTTGCAGAGTTGCGCCGTTCAAACCGCAAAATATGGCTCTCAATAGTGCTGTGACGGCAGATGGTGGTGAGATAGGTCGTGCGCAAGCAGTGCAGGCGCTCGCTTGTGGGATAGAAGCAAGCGTACATATGAATCCAGTGCTACTAAAACCGAATTCAGATACTGGTGCTCAAGTTATTTTGCAGGGTAGAGCCTTATCGAACATGGAAGCACAGAGCTACCATGACTACAAGAAAGTGGCTATGGATACGGTTCTTGATTCATTTGGCAGGTTACAGAACGACTATGACTATATCGTGGTTGAAGGTGCGGGTAGTCCTGCGGAAGTAAACCTTAGAGAAAATGACATTGCAAACATGGGCTTTGCGGAAGCTGCGGATGTGCCTGTAATCATTATTGCTGATATAGACAAAGGTGGTGTTTTTGCTCATCTATACGGGACGTTAGTCTTACTGTCTGAATCTGAACAATCCAGAGTGAAAGGATTTGTTATCAATCGCTTTCGTGGAGATATCGCTTTGTTGCAATCTGGGCTGGATTGGCTAGAGGAGAAAACAGGCAAACCTGTGCTAGGTGTGATTCCCTATTTACATGGGTTCGATCTAGAAGCGGAAGATGCAATTATGGCTAATCAAGTGAAAGCTGAACAAACAAAGCTGAAAGTCGTTGTCCCTGTATTTACACGTATAAGCAACCATACCGACTTTGACGCTTTGCGGCTTAATCCTGATATTGATTTACGTTATGCCGGCAAAGGTGAGAAGTTGCAGCATGCTGACCTCATTATTTTGCCAGGTAGCAAATCAACATGTGCAGATCTAGAGTATTTGCGTTCTCAAGGTTGGGATAAAGACATTCAACGTCACATACGTCTTGGCGGTAAAGTTATGGGTATCTGTGGCGGTTATCAGATGTTGGGGGATTGGATACATGATCCCGATGGTGTAGAAGGAAATCCAGGCAGTTCAAAAGGGCTTGGGTTGTTAAACATGGTAACTACGTTAACCTCACAAAAGCAGCTCACAAATGTGAAGGGTAATGTATATCTAAATGGTGACGTTGCAAGAGTTACTGGATATGAAATCCATGTTGGGGTGAGTACAGTAACAGAACACTCAGGTGCAGCACCTTTTATTGTTTTAGATAATGGATCTAAAGATGGTTTGGTGAGCGAATGTGGTCATATCCTTGGTACCTATCTTCATGGAATATTTGATGAATTTGACACAGCGAATTTAATTTGTCGCTGGGCTGGTGCACAAGGGTTACAGGAATATGATCATGTCGCTTCTAAAGAAAAAGCAATCAATAGAATTGCCGATGCAATAGAAGAGCATATGAATTTTGAACCCTTATGGGAAAATGCATTCAAGGTTAAATAA
- the modA gene encoding molybdate ABC transporter substrate-binding protein, with translation MKKYISLLGILLCSHSVFAKDTVTIYAASSMTNAVGDLVEAYKKQHDVNIVTVFGGSSSLARQIESGAPADVFLSANEKWVSYLIDNEMVDVGKVKLIAGNQLVLIKPVSADIQPFDLTQKEQWNTVLAGSRMAVGNTDAVPVGIYSKEALTNLGVWESVEAKLAQTNNVRNALALVERGESALGIVYKTDALLTDQVSIVTAFDPSLHGTIHYPLVQLNDKLSSKQLVDFVLSDEARTILNKYGFRTDMGNEKFAQ, from the coding sequence ATGAAGAAATACATATCGTTATTAGGAATACTCCTTTGTAGTCATTCAGTTTTTGCTAAAGATACAGTTACAATCTACGCAGCGTCTTCAATGACCAATGCTGTCGGCGATTTAGTAGAAGCCTACAAGAAACAGCATGATGTGAATATTGTTACTGTGTTCGGTGGCTCTTCATCGCTAGCCCGTCAGATTGAAAGTGGTGCTCCGGCAGATGTTTTTCTTTCTGCTAATGAGAAGTGGGTCAGTTACTTAATAGATAATGAAATGGTCGATGTGGGCAAGGTAAAGCTGATTGCTGGAAATCAGCTAGTTCTGATTAAACCTGTAAGTGCTGATATACAGCCATTCGACTTAACTCAAAAAGAGCAATGGAACACTGTCCTGGCAGGCTCAAGAATGGCCGTTGGAAATACAGATGCGGTACCAGTGGGGATTTATTCTAAAGAGGCGCTGACAAATCTTGGGGTCTGGGAAAGTGTTGAAGCTAAACTAGCTCAGACTAACAATGTGCGTAATGCGTTAGCATTAGTTGAGCGAGGTGAGTCAGCTTTGGGTATTGTGTATAAAACGGATGCTTTACTCACAGACCAAGTTTCTATTGTAACTGCATTTGATCCTTCGTTGCATGGGACGATCCATTATCCATTAGTTCAGCTTAACGATAAATTAAGTAGCAAACAGCTGGTAGACTTTGTGCTATCGGATGAAGCTAGAACCATTCTAAACAAATACGGGTTCCGTACAGACATGGGAAACGAAAAATTTGCTCAGTGA